TCTGACTCTCAGCGTGGACGTCCTCGACGACCGCTCGCAGTTCTGGCCGAAGCTGAAGAATGGCGACGGGGATCTTGCCGCCGGAAGAATCTTCAGGATGACGGCCGACGAAGAGGAGGTTGCATTCAGCAAGCCGCTCTACGTCACTCCACCGGTCGTGGTTCAGCGCGGGGACGATGCGCTCGATCTGCCGGAAGCCGTCGATGACGCGCTCGAGGTCGAGCTCGAGGCGGTCGAGCTCGAAGCCCGCGTTGCCCGGGTCGACGATCTTTCGGGTCGTTCCGTACACATGCCGCGTGGAGCTCAGTTGAACGAAGTCGTCATCGAAGTCTCGGACGAGATCAGCGGCGACATTCATCTCGTGGTGGTGAAGGGCGCCTCATCCGTCGATCCGCTCATCCGGAGGGTTGCGACGGGAAAGATCAACCTCACCGTCGCGCCTCAGAATGTGGCCGAGCTCAAGGACGACTACTATACGAATCTCATAGCGGTCCCGACGATCGGTCCCCGCATGAGCGTCGTCTGGGCGTTCAGGAGAAATTCGACGGGGCTGAGACAGGCAGTCGACCGCTGGCTCGATACTCCCGAGATCGTCGAATTCCGTCAGGAGCTGTATACGAAGTACTTCGAGGATCGGGAAGGGTTTCGCGAGCGGGTCGTCGACGAGTATCTGACGAGCGAGACGGGGCAGCTTTCCCCCTATGACGATCTGTTTCGGAAGCACGCGGCCGATCTGGGATGGGACTGGCGGCTGCTGGCTTCTCAGGCGTTCCAGGAGTCGCGCTTCGAGCCGAAGGCCCGGTCATGGGCAGGAGCGATGGGCCTTCTCCAGCTGATGCCTCGTACGGCGCGTGAGGTCGGCGTCCGGGATGCGTGGGATCCGGAAGAGAACGTCGGCGGAGCGGTGCGCTATCTGCTGAAGCTCGAAAAGGCGTGGGAGGGGGAGATCAGCGATCCGGATGAGCGGCTGAAGTTCATTCTCGCTTCGTACAACGCGGGTCGCGGTCATGTCCTCGACGCGCAGCGGCTCGCCGAGAAGAACGGCGATGATCCGGCGCTCTGGGATGACGTCGCCTACTGGATGCTTCAGAAGTCGAAGCGTCAATACTTCACCGATCCGGTCGTACGCTATGGATTCGTTCGCGGGCTGGAGCCGGTGACCTATGTCGATCTGATTCTTTCGAGGTACGACCACTACCGCGAATTCGTCAATTGAATCAGCGTTTGAAACGGCCTTCGAGCCGCTCGAGAACCGGTCCCGGAACGAGACTCGAGACGTCGCCGCCGAAGCGGCAGACTTCCTTGACGAGGCGGGAAGAGACGTAGGTGTACTCGACCGACGGAAGCATGAAGAGAGTCTCGATCTCCGATGAGAGCTCCCGGTTCATCAGCGCCATCTGAAGCTCGTACTCGTAATCGGAGACCGCCCGGATCCCTCGTACGACGACCCGGGCATCGATCTCTTCCATGAAGCGGACGAGCAGGCCGTTGAAGGAGCGGATCTCGACGTTCTCGATCTTTCCGGCGACGAGGCGAATGAGCT
This genomic window from Acidobacteriota bacterium contains:
- a CDS encoding transglycosylase SLT domain-containing protein — its product is MKNALLCLSAILTLCTVGCIGEGGSPGTSPAGSTRDLENVLADGRLNVILTWDSTSYFLYRGEPLGYEYELVRRFASDHGLTLSVDVLDDRSQFWPKLKNGDGDLAAGRIFRMTADEEEVAFSKPLYVTPPVVVQRGDDALDLPEAVDDALEVELEAVELEARVARVDDLSGRSVHMPRGAQLNEVVIEVSDEISGDIHLVVVKGASSVDPLIRRVATGKINLTVAPQNVAELKDDYYTNLIAVPTIGPRMSVVWAFRRNSTGLRQAVDRWLDTPEIVEFRQELYTKYFEDREGFRERVVDEYLTSETGQLSPYDDLFRKHAADLGWDWRLLASQAFQESRFEPKARSWAGAMGLLQLMPRTAREVGVRDAWDPEENVGGAVRYLLKLEKAWEGEISDPDERLKFILASYNAGRGHVLDAQRLAEKNGDDPALWDDVAYWMLQKSKRQYFTDPVVRYGFVRGLEPVTYVDLILSRYDHYREFVN
- the coaD gene encoding pantetheine-phosphate adenylyltransferase; the encoded protein is MAHAVYPGSFDPITNGHLDIVERGSRIFDRVTIAVLENEGKAPLFSVAERIELIRLVAGKIENVEIRSFNGLLVRFMEEIDARVVVRGIRAVSDYEYELQMALMNRELSSEIETLFMLPSVEYTYVSSRLVKEVCRFGGDVSSLVPGPVLERLEGRFKR